In the genome of Vicia villosa cultivar HV-30 ecotype Madison, WI linkage group LG7, Vvil1.0, whole genome shotgun sequence, one region contains:
- the LOC131615612 gene encoding protein NLP5, which yields MEYGGGIVDDGGVFGTMVGGDQGDIIEELLGEGCWIEASENNMMAMQQTASPQQQQHYMANSIPIGMGEGDHFNHHQVDQESGFVVGKRWWIGPRASQGPSTSVKERLVVAVGYLKEYTKNSSNNVLIQIWVPALRRRSAIHYLQQDSSSSVPVSVNPNMNVHVRFFRSHEYPRHQQQQQQYGSLLALPVFERGSGTCLGVMEFVIANQNLINYRPQLDHLSNALEAVDFRSSSHNMNIPPAVKVFEELYEAAVNEIVEVLASVCKTHNLPLALTWAPCIQQQGGGKGTTGGGGCSVSVTVPTDQMNNNNHMMMSCISTVDSACYVGDMEMLGFQEACSEYHLFNGQGIVGTAFTTTKPCFAIDITAFSKAEYPLAHHADMFGLHAAVAIPLRSVYTGSAADFVLEFFLPKDCRDTEQQKQMLNSLSLVVQQACRSLHLHVVMDDDNANHHEDQDQFTFPTTTNNYMPSSASDAATTASLSQVDAASGCSTKDTNSSSCSWIAHMMEAQNKGKGVSVSLEYLQEPKEEFKVTTCNWEREGNSVFSEFGQVLQHDQSSNSRASVEAGEESGGGGTGGGRRSSSSSSGRKSGDKRRTKAEKTISLPVLRQYFAGSLKDAAKSIGVCPTTLKRICRQHGITRWPSRKIKKVGHSLKKLQLVIDSVQGAEGAIQIGSFYASFPELSTATAHGGGGGGSSGDHINNNSFYNSHGDLVTNLKSPPSACSQTHAAGNKSIINGDHHHLLMTENLAAPSAVDALMQHASTINIQDYQQLQEDHDTKQLLLHFNNNNNNNQTLPPRPTVTWNNNNSSSSGLLERGAFRVKATFADEKIRFSLQAVWCFRDLQLEIARRFNLTDMNNLVLKYLDDEGEWVVLGCDSDLEECKDLHTSSHTRTIRLSLFQASPLNNLANSFRNNSSSPSS from the exons ATGGAATACGGTGGTGGGATAGTGGACGACGGCGGTGTATTTGGGACGATGGTTGGAGGAGATCAAGGAGATATAATTGAGGAGCTTTTAGGAGAAGGTTGCTGGATTGAAGCTAGTGAGAATAATATGATGGCGATGCAGCAAACTGCATCACCACAGCAACAACAACACTACATGGCGAATAGTATTCCCATTGGAATGGGAGAAGGTGATCATTTCAATCATCATCAAGTTGATCAGGAAAGTGGTTTTGTTGTTGGGAAGAGATGGTGGATCGGGCCGAGGGCGAGTCAAGGTCCATCGACTTCGGTGAAAGAGAGATTAGTAGTTGCTGTTGGTTACTTAAAGGAGTATACAAAGAATTCTTCCAACAACGTTCTTATTCAGATATGGGTGCCTGCTCTAAGGAGGAGATCAGCAATTCATTATCTGCAGCAGGATTCGAGTTCATCTGTTCCGGTTTCTGTGAATCCAAACATGAATGTTCATGTTCGATTCTTTAGAAGCCACGAGTATCCGCGGCATCAGCAACAGCAGCAGCAGTATGGATCTCTTCTAGCACTTCCTGTGTTCGAAAGAGGAAGTGGTACATGTCTAGGTGTGATGGAGTTTGTTATCGCGAATCAAAACCTCATCAATTATCGTCCACAACTCGATCATCTCTCCAATGCTCTCGAG GCTGTTGATTTTAGAAGTAGTAGCCACAACATGAATATTCCACCAGCAGTAAAG GTTTTTGAGGAGTTGTACGAAGCAGCGGTGAATGAGATCGTAGAGGTGTTGGCGTCTGTATGCAAGACTCACAATTTGCCACTAGCGCTAACATGGGCTCCTTGCATACAGCAACAAGGAGGAGGAAAAGGTACTACCGGCGGTGGTGGATGCAGTGTTTCGGTTACAGTTCCAACGGATCAGATGAACAATAATAATCATATGATGATGAGTTGCATATCGACTGTTGATTCAGCTTGTTATGTTGGTGACATGGAGATGTTAGGATTTCAAGAAGCCTGCAGTGAGTATCATCTTTTCAATGGACAAGGAATAGTAGGAACAGCATTCACAACAACCAAGCCTTGTTTCGCAATCGACATTACAGCATTCAGCAAAGCCGAATATCCGCTCGCTCACCACGCGGACATGTTTGGATTACATGCCGCGGTTGCGATTCCATTGAGAAGTGTGTACACTGGTTCTGCAGCTGATTTTGTTTTGGAGTTTTTTCTACCTAAAGATTGCCGCGACACGGAACAACAGAAACAAATGCTCAACTCATTATCCCTTGTTGTTCAACAAGCTTGCAGAAGCTTGCATTTGCATGTTGTTATGGATGATGACAATGCTAATCATCATGAGGATCAAGATCAGTTCACTTTTCCAACGACAACAAATAACTACATGCCTTCTTCTGCATCTGATGCTGCTACTACAGCATCACTGTCACAAGTTGATGCAGCTTCAGGCTGTTCAACTAAAGACACAAATTCATCATCTTGTTCTTGGATTGCACATATGATGGAAgcacaaaacaaaggaaaaggcgTGTCGGTGTCGTTGGAGTATCTTCAAGAACCTAAAGAGGAATTCAAAGTCACAACATGTAATTGGGAGAGAGAGGGAAATTCAGTCTTTTCAGAATTTGGACAAGTCCTGCAGCATGATCAGAGCAGTAACTCAAGAGCAAGTGTAGAGGCTGGTGAAGAATCCGGAGGCGGCGGTACCGGTGGTGGTCGCAGGTCATCATCTTCTTCGAGCGGACGAAAGTCAGGCGACAAGCGACGAACCAAGGCCGAGAAGACCATAAGCTTGCCTGTTCTTAGACAATACTTCGCCGGAAGCCTAAAGGACGCCGCAAAGAGCATCGGTG TATGTCCTACAACTCTGAAAAGGATATGCAGACAGCATGGGATAACAAGGTGGCcttcaagaaaaataaagaaagtgGGCCATTCTTTGAAGAAGCTTCAACTGGTGATAGATTCTGTTCAAGGTGCTGAGGGTGCTATTCAGATTGGATCTTTCTATGCAAGCTTTCCAGAGTTGAGCACTGCAACTGCTCATGGCGGTGGCGGAGGTGGCAGCAGTGGTGATCACATCAACAACAACAGTTTCTATAACAGCCATGGAGATTTAGTTACTAATTTGAAATCTCCACCTTCTGCATGCAGTCAGACTCATGCAGCAGGAAACAAATCTATTATTAATGGAGATCATCATCATCTTTTGATGACAGAAAACCTTGCAGCTCCTTCAGCAGTTGATGCATTAATGCAGCATGCATCAACTATTAATATCCAAGACTATCAACAACTACAAGAGGATCATGATACCAAACAGTTACTTCTacatttcaacaacaacaacaacaacaaccaaacccTACCTCCAAGACCAACTGTAACCTggaacaacaacaattcatcatcatCAGGACTATTGGAAAGAGGTGCTTTCAGAGTGAAGGCGACGTTCGCGGACGAGAAGATTAGGTTTAGCTTGCAAGCAGTGTGGTGTTTTAGAGATCTGCAGCTTGAGATAGCAAGGCGTTTTAACCTAACTGATATGAACAATTTGGTTCTCAAGTATTTGGATGATGAAGGAGAATGGGTTGTGTTAGGATGTGATAGTGATCTTGAAGAGTGTAAAGACTTGCATACATCATCTCACACAAGAACCATAAGACTCTCACTTTTTCAAGCTTCTCCTTTGAATAATCTTGCAAACAGCTTCCGCAACAACAGTAGCAGTCCATCTTCCTAG